From Melospiza melodia melodia isolate bMelMel2 chromosome 31, bMelMel2.pri, whole genome shotgun sequence, one genomic window encodes:
- the LOC134431394 gene encoding LOW QUALITY PROTEIN: ATP-dependent 6-phosphofructokinase, muscle type-like (The sequence of the model RefSeq protein was modified relative to this genomic sequence to represent the inferred CDS: deleted 3 bases in 2 codons) yields the protein MPPSPAGPQHTETLGVGKAIAVLTSGGDAQGMNAAVRAVVRVGIYTGAKVFFVCEGYQGLVDGGDHIREATWESVSMMLQLGGTVIGSARCQDFRTREGRLRAARNLVKRGITNLCVIGGDGSLTGADTFRAEWGGLLAELLKTGGITAEEAQRSSHLNIVGMVGSIDNDFCGTDMTIGTDSALHRIMEIVDAITTTAQSHQRTFVLEVMGRHCGYLALITALACGADWVFIPESPPEDDWEEHLCRRLTETRDGGSRLNIIIVAEGAIDKHGKAITSDEIKALVVKRLGYDTRVTILGHVQRGGTPSAFDRILASRMGVEAVMALLEGTPETPACVVSLSGNQAVRLPLMECVQVTKDVTTAMNEGRFEDALKLRGRSFQNNWNVYKLLAHIRPPATKSGYTVAVMNVGAPAAGMNAAVRSTVRIGLIHGHRMLAVHDGFEGLAFGMVEEISWNTVGSWTGLGGSKLGTKRTLPKKHFEEISANISKFGIHGLIIIGGFEAFTGGLELVEGRARFEELCIPLCIVPATVSNNVPGSDFSIGADTALNTITTTCDLIKQSAAGTKRRVFIIETMGGFCGYLATMAGLAAGADAAYIFEEPFSSRDLQANVDHLTEKMKTTVKRGLVLRNERCNENYTTDFIYNLYCEEGKGIFDCRKNVLGHMQQGGSPTPFDRNFGTKMGAKAVAWITGKIKECSRHGRIFANTADSACLLGMRKRSLVFQPIAELRQQTDFEHRIPKEQWWLKLRPILKILAKYNIELDTSETAHLEHLTRKVLVPEATL from the exons ATGCCCCCGAGCCCCGCGGGACCCCAGCACACTGAGACCCTGGGGGTCGGCAAAGCCATCGCCGTCCTCACCTCCGGGGGGGACGCGCAGG GGATGAACGCGGCCGTG CGCGCCGTGGTGCGTGTGGGGATCTACACCGGGGCCAAAGTGTTCTTCGTGTGTGAG ggctacCAGGGGCTGGTGGACGGT GGTGACCACATCAGGGAGGCCACGTGGGAAAGTGTGTCCATGATGTTGCAGCTG GGTGGCACGGTGATTGGCAGCGCGCGCTGCCAGGATTTCCGCACGCGCGAGGGGCGGCTGCGCGCCGCGCGGAACCTGGTCAAGCGCGGCATCACCAACCTGTGCGTGATCGGCGGCGACGGCAGCCTCACCGGTGCCGACACCTTCCGCGCCGAGTGGGGCGggctcctggcagagctgctcaAAACCG GTGGCATcacggcagaggaggcgcagcgCTCGAGCCACCTGAACATCGTGGGCATGGTGGGCTCCATCGACAACGACTTCTGTGGCACTGACATGACCATCGGCACCGACTCGGCGCTGCACCGCATCATGGAGATCGTGGACGCCATCACCACCACAGCGCAGAG ccaccagagGACTTTTGTGCTGGAGGTGATGGGGCGGCACTGCGG GTACCTGGCGCTGATCACAGCCCTGGCCTGTGGTGCTGATTGGGTTTTCATCCCTGAGTCACCCCCTGAGGACGACTGGGAGGAGCACCTGTGCAGGAGGCTGACTGag ACCCGTGATGGTGGCTCCAGGCTCAACATCATCATTGTGGCTGAGGGCGCCATCGACAAGCACGGCAAGGCCATCACCTCGGACGAGATCAAAGCT ctggtgGTGAAACGTCTGGGGTACGACACCAGGGTGACCATCCTGGGCCATGTCCAGCGTGGGGGGACCCCCTCAGCCTTCGACCGCATCCTG GCCAGCAGGATGGGTGTGGAGGCTGTGATGGCACTGCTTGAGGGGACACCAGAGACGCCGGCCTGCGTGGTCAGTCTGTCCGGCAACCAGGCCGTGCGCCTGCCCCTCATGGAATGTGTCCAGGTG aCCAAGGACGTCACCACAGCCATGAATGAAGGACGCTTTGAGGATGCGCTGAAGCTGCGGGGCCG GAGCTTTCAGAACAACTGGAATGTCTACAAGCTGCTGGCTCACATCCGCCCGCCTGCCACCAAG agcggGTACACGGTGGCCGTGATGAACGTGGGCGCTCCGGCCGCAGGGATGAACGCGGCCGTGCGGTCGACCGTGAGGATCGGCCTCATCCACGGGCACCGCATGCTCGCCGTGCACGACGGCTTCGAGGGGCTGGCCTTTGGCATG GTGGAGGAGATCAGCTGGAATACTGTGGGCAGCTGGACGGGGCTGGGAGGATCCAAACTAGGCACCAAGAG GACTCTGCCCAAGAAACATTTTGAGGAGATCAGCGCCAACATCAGCAAATTTGGGATTCATGGTCTTATCATCATCGGTGGCTTTGAG GCGTTCACAGGTGGCCTGGAGCTGGTGGAGGGCCGGGCACGCTTCGAGGAGCTCTGCATCCCCCTGTGCATCGTGCCCGCCACCGTCTCCAACAACGTTCCCGGCTCTGACTTCAGCATCGGCGCTGACACCGCCCTCAACACCATCACCACT ACGTGTGACCTGATAAAGCAGTCGGCTGCAGGCACTAAGCGCCGTGTGTTCATCATCGAGACCATGGGTGGCTTCTGTGGCTACCTGGCCACTATGGCTGGGCTGGCGGCCGGCGCCGACGCCGCCTACATCTTCGAAGAGCCCTTCAGCAGCCGTGACCTGCAG GCCAATGTGGACCACCTGACAGAGAAGATGAAGACCACGGTGAAGAGGGGGCTTGTGCTCAG GAATGAGCGTTGCAATGAGAACTACACCACAGATTTCATCTACAACCTCTACTGTGAGGagggcaaagggatttttgacTGCCGGAAAAACGTCCTGGGGCACATGCAGCAG GGAGGCAGCCCCACCCCCTTTGACCGTAATTTCGGCACCAAGATGGGCGCCAAGGCCGTGGCCTGGATCACCGGGAAGATCAAGGAGTGCTCCCGGcatg GCCGGATCTTTGCCAACACGGCGGACTCGGCGTGCCTGCTGGGGATGCGCAAGCGCAGCCTGGTGTTCCAGCCCATCGCTGAGCTGCGCCAGCAGACGGATTTCGA GCACCGCATCCCCAAGGAGCAGTGGTGGCTGAAACTGCGGCCCATCCTCAAAATCCTAGCCAAGTACAACATCGAGCTAGACACATCTGAGACGGCGCACCTGGAGCACCTGACCCGCAAGGTCCTGGTCCCCGAGGCCActctgtga